In Populus trichocarpa isolate Nisqually-1 chromosome 7, P.trichocarpa_v4.1, whole genome shotgun sequence, the following proteins share a genomic window:
- the LOC18101147 gene encoding lysine-rich arabinogalactan protein 18, translating to MDRNGILGWTLICVLVAGVGGQAPAATPTSTPATPTTPSVPLAAPAKAPAKPTTPAPVSSPPAVTPVASSPKQTVPTPVATPLATPPPAVTPVSSPPAPVPVSSPPEKSPPSPVPVAPPTSSPVAAPTAEVPAPTPSKKKPKKAPAPGPALLSPPAPPTEAPGPSAESMSPGSIADDSGAGRTRCFQKIAGGLALGWGLLALIF from the exons ATGGATCGGAATGGCATCCTTGGTTGGACACTGATTTGCGTCCTTGTGGCCGGTGTCGGTGGCCAAGCACCGGCTGCGACGCCGACATCAACTCCGGCGACTCCAACAACTCCTTCCGTACCATTAGCTGCACCTGCTAAAGCACCTGCAAAACCTACAACGCCAGCACCCGTATCATCACCACCGGCGGTAACACCAGTAGCATCTTCACCGAAACAGACTGTTCCAACTCCAGTGGCGACGCCATTGGCTACACCACCTCCAGCCGTGACTCCAGTTAGCTCCCCACCGGCTCCGGTTCCTGTTAGCTCTCCACCAGAAAAATCTCCTCCGTCTCCAGTGCCTGTTGCTCCACCGACAAGCTCGCCTGTGGCAGCACCGACAGCAGAGGTCCCTGCTCCTACTCCGAGTAAAAAGAAGCCAAAGAAGGCACCGGCTCCTGGTCCAGCATTGTTGAGCCCACCCGCGCCACCAACGGAGGCTCCTGGACCTAGCGCAGAATCCATGTCTCCTGGTTCTATCGCTGACGAC AGTGGAGCGGGAAGAACAAGATGCTTTCAGAAGATAGCAGGAGGTTTGGCATTGGGATGGGGTCTGCTTGCTTTGATCTTCTAG
- the LOC18109844 gene encoding uncharacterized protein LOC18109844 has translation MATSSLEEKWEHPDRSAQDEEDQDQEEEESLSLCDLPVNMVKGENNQSTRDQEAHKETETNQEDFDFGPFRGGDGSLSNKSDMCAADDIFFQGQILPLRLSVSSESGVNKFKNDTSLNPCHCLSRSESMDHNSLGGLTSFSSRSSSSRSHYSSSSTSTSSAIASTRMIKPIIQNQFLTHPSPKPQIRLSSASMGNAASSKPRNSSVWDFFRLGLVRTPEIEFEDLKVRNYVSRNSSSSSSNSSINKCSKINVSNGNSKSSRKIKNESRHNSNDSGKKMGKRSLLEKRGGLLSGCSCSVSTVKPVPLNNNIVVVKSSNSRSHSAGNGNNDKGERGSMELEEKLQELKMKKRMVQKQQEGKQAMSRHRTFEWIKDLSHATYLDHEEEAV, from the coding sequence ATGGCAACAAGTTCCTTAGAAGAGAAATGGGAACATCCAGACCGTAGTGCTCAAGACGAAGAAGATCAAGATCAGGAAGAGGAAGAATCATTATCACTGTGTGATTTACCGGTCAATATGGTGAAAGGAGAGAACAACCAGTCAACCAGGGATCAAGAAGCTCATAAAGAAACCGAAACAAATCAAGAGGATTTCGACTTTGGTCCCTTCAGGGGTGGTGATGGCTCTCTTTCTAACAAATCAGACATGTGTGCAGCTGATGATATATTCTTTCAAGGCCAAATTCTCCCTCTTCGTCTCTCAGTTAGCTCAGAAAGTGGTGTTAACAAGTTCAAGAATGATACCAGCTTGAACCCATGCCACTGCCTATCAAGGTCAGAGTCCATGGACCACAATTCACTTGGTGGTTTAACAAGTTTCAGTAGCAGAAGCAGTAGTAGCAGAAGTCATTACTCATCAAGCAGCACCAGCACAAGCTCTGCCATCGCCAGCACAAGAATGATAAAGCCAATAATTCAAAACCAGTTCCTTACACATCCAAGTCCAAAGCCTCAAATTAGACTTTCCAGTGCCTCGATGGGGAATGCAGCTAGTAGCAAACCAAGAAATTCTTCGGTTTGGGACTTTTTTAGACTGGGTTTGGTCCGTACACCAGAGATTGAATTTGAAGATCTCAAGGTTCGTAATTATGTTAGTAGGAATAGTAGCTCTAGTAGCAGCAATTCAAGCATCAACAAGTGTAGCAAAATTAACGTTAGCAATGGCAACAGTAAAAGCAGTCGGAAGATCAAGAACGAGAGTAGACATAATAGCAATGATAGTGGGAAGAAGATGGGAAAACGGAGTTTGTTGGAGAAAAGAGGAGGGTTGTTAAGTGGATGTAGCTGTTCAGTTAGCACAGTGAAACCAGTTCCATTGAACAATAATATTGTTGTCGTGAAAAGCAGTAACAGTAGGAGTCATAGCGCAGGAAATGGCAATAATGATAAAGGTGAAAGAGGGTCCATGGAGCTAGAGGAGAAGCTGCAAgagttgaagatgaagaaaagaatGGTGCAAAAGCAGCAGGAGGGAAAGCAAGCTATGTCACGTCATCGAACGTTTGAGTGGATAAAGGATCTTTCACATGCTACCTATCTTGACCATGAAGAGGAAGCTGTCTAG